In Afipia sp. GAS231, a single window of DNA contains:
- a CDS encoding HD-GYP domain-containing protein, with product MSALPNKIPTKRRLLLASDRSDQSSELATILQAVGEVDTIATSAIPDSPSHDLSGIVVDINLRSAESVQLVRNKLRADAYRQMPRLFVLADALHHGSMQAWALGATDTIARPFDAQGILQRIRAAFPDTESYDETDRGKALNRGVEAAHAVLVKIFNRLPAGEPLKFADVVEAENKILKAIKHSSLREWLTTVGCHHADSYRHCLFVTGFAVAFAQHLGMREDDQRRLVRAALLHDVGKAFIPVEILDKADPLTLEEMELMRQHPRRGFEALSAQGGFPPEMLDVILHHHEFLDGTGYPDGLSGKEISDIVRLTTIVDIYAALVEKRAYRLQFTHAKAFATMEEMGDKLDQHLLHAFRPVAFGHY from the coding sequence ATGTCAGCTCTACCGAACAAGATTCCGACCAAGCGCCGGCTCCTGCTGGCCTCGGATCGGAGCGATCAAAGCAGCGAACTGGCCACCATTCTGCAGGCGGTCGGCGAGGTCGACACCATTGCGACCTCGGCTATTCCCGATTCCCCCTCGCACGATCTCTCCGGAATCGTGGTCGACATCAACCTGCGCTCCGCCGAGAGCGTGCAGCTCGTGCGCAACAAGCTGCGGGCCGATGCCTACCGCCAGATGCCGCGGCTGTTCGTGCTGGCGGACGCGCTTCACCACGGATCGATGCAGGCCTGGGCGCTCGGCGCCACCGATACGATTGCGCGGCCGTTCGACGCGCAGGGGATCCTGCAGCGCATCCGTGCCGCGTTTCCGGACACCGAAAGCTACGACGAAACCGATCGCGGCAAGGCGCTGAATCGCGGCGTCGAGGCGGCGCATGCCGTTCTGGTCAAGATATTCAACCGGCTTCCGGCCGGCGAGCCGCTGAAATTCGCCGACGTCGTCGAGGCCGAGAACAAGATCCTCAAGGCGATCAAGCACTCCTCGCTGCGGGAATGGCTGACGACCGTCGGCTGCCACCACGCCGACAGCTACCGGCACTGCCTGTTCGTCACCGGCTTTGCGGTGGCGTTCGCGCAGCATCTCGGCATGCGCGAGGACGACCAGCGCCGCCTGGTCCGCGCCGCCTTGTTGCACGATGTCGGCAAGGCGTTCATTCCCGTCGAAATCCTCGACAAGGCGGATCCGCTGACCCTGGAAGAAATGGAACTCATGCGCCAGCATCCGCGCCGCGGCTTCGAGGCGCTGAGTGCGCAGGGTGGCTTCCCGCCGGAAATGCTCGACGTGATCCTGCACCACCACGAATTCCTCGACGGCACCGGCTATCCCGACGGCCTCAGCGGCAAGGAAATCAGCGACATCGTGCGCCTGACCACGATCGTGGATATCTACGCAGCCCTGGTCGAGAAACGCGCCTACCGTCTGCAGTTCACCCACGCCAAGGCGTTCGCCACGATGGAAGAGATGGGCGACAAGCTCGACCAGCATCTGTTGCACGCGTTCCGCCCGGTGGCGTTCGGACACTACTGA
- a CDS encoding molybdopterin cofactor-binding domain-containing protein, whose translation MNTHVKITSSVSADLSRRSFLVGSAAAGLALGYSAVPGLLGADQALAAAGNFDPSVWYSIAPDGIVTVTCGKADMGQHIASTMAQIVSEELGSNWKDMRVQLASNDPKFNDPVLGAQITGGSWSTMMNFEAMSRAGAAGRIALTEAAAASMGVPASELVVRNSTITHPKSKKTMSFADIVKSGKITKTFTPDELKAIKLKTADQYTMIGVSVPQLDIPPKTNGTAKYGIDVMLPGMLYGRVVTPPVRYGATVKAVDDSAAKKVPGFVKAVTLDDKTGSTTGWVVAVANTYTNAAKAADALKITYDGGPNAKLSSESLLAEAKRLQALDDSGQFFVKDGDTAAAFGTAAKVMEAEYTTSINIHAPLEPMNATAELKGDIWHIYSGNQFATRSGAIAAGAAGVDPKFVVMHQMWLGGGFGRRLDADMMVPAVQAAKAVGKPVKIIYSRENDMTMDYSRPLTFQKVKAGLDADGKLIALNHDVVSAWPTQRWGIPDFLSPSVDKKGPLDAFTVNGADFFYSVPNHNVRAIKNEMAHNATPSGQLRSVAPGWTFWAIESMIDELANAAGKDPAQYRIALLDGKGKNDGGAQRLRNTLLAAMGLAGYGTKQLPKGEGMGVACVSSQERATASWTACVAHVAVAPSGEVKVKKLTVATDVGTQVHPDNIRAQVEGAALWGMSLALFEKATLKDGGIEQTNFDTYTPLRMSQMPEVAVNVIANGEKATGVGEPAVTVVAPAIGNAIFNACGARVRSLPITAEAVKANMKA comes from the coding sequence ATGAATACGCACGTGAAAATCACCTCAAGCGTCTCCGCCGATCTCAGCCGCCGCTCGTTCCTGGTCGGCTCTGCCGCCGCCGGCCTTGCGCTCGGCTATTCGGCCGTACCCGGCCTGTTGGGCGCCGATCAGGCGCTGGCCGCCGCCGGCAATTTCGATCCCAGCGTCTGGTATTCGATCGCCCCCGACGGCATCGTCACTGTGACCTGCGGCAAGGCCGACATGGGCCAGCACATCGCCTCCACCATGGCGCAGATCGTGTCCGAGGAACTCGGCTCGAACTGGAAGGACATGCGGGTTCAGCTCGCCTCCAACGATCCGAAGTTCAACGATCCGGTCCTGGGCGCGCAGATCACCGGCGGTAGCTGGTCGACGATGATGAATTTCGAGGCGATGAGCCGCGCGGGTGCCGCGGGGCGGATCGCCTTGACCGAAGCCGCGGCCGCGTCGATGGGCGTGCCGGCGAGTGAACTCGTGGTGCGCAATTCCACCATCACGCATCCGAAGTCGAAGAAGACGATGAGCTTTGCCGACATCGTCAAGAGCGGCAAGATCACCAAGACCTTCACGCCGGACGAGCTCAAGGCGATCAAGCTGAAGACAGCAGATCAGTACACCATGATCGGCGTCTCGGTGCCGCAGCTCGACATTCCCCCGAAGACCAACGGCACGGCCAAATACGGCATCGACGTCATGCTCCCGGGCATGTTGTACGGCCGCGTGGTCACGCCGCCGGTGCGCTATGGCGCCACCGTAAAAGCGGTCGACGACAGCGCAGCCAAGAAGGTGCCGGGCTTCGTCAAGGCCGTCACGCTCGACGACAAGACCGGCAGCACCACCGGCTGGGTGGTGGCGGTCGCCAACACCTATACCAACGCGGCCAAGGCGGCGGACGCGCTGAAGATCACCTATGACGGTGGTCCCAACGCCAAACTGTCGAGCGAGTCGCTGCTGGCCGAAGCCAAACGGCTGCAGGCGCTGGACGATTCCGGGCAGTTCTTCGTCAAGGACGGCGATACCGCAGCCGCCTTCGGGACGGCGGCCAAGGTGATGGAGGCGGAATACACCACCAGCATCAACATCCATGCGCCGCTGGAGCCGATGAACGCGACCGCCGAACTGAAAGGCGATATCTGGCACATCTATTCCGGCAACCAGTTCGCCACGCGTTCCGGCGCGATCGCGGCGGGTGCGGCCGGGGTCGATCCCAAATTCGTGGTGATGCACCAGATGTGGCTGGGCGGCGGCTTCGGCCGGCGTCTCGACGCCGACATGATGGTGCCGGCGGTGCAGGCGGCGAAAGCGGTCGGCAAGCCGGTCAAGATCATCTACTCCCGCGAAAACGACATGACGATGGACTATTCGCGGCCGCTGACATTCCAGAAGGTGAAGGCGGGCCTGGATGCCGACGGCAAACTGATTGCGCTCAACCACGACGTGGTCAGTGCGTGGCCGACCCAGCGCTGGGGAATCCCCGATTTCCTGTCGCCGTCGGTCGACAAGAAAGGTCCTCTCGATGCGTTCACCGTGAATGGCGCGGACTTCTTCTATTCCGTGCCCAATCACAACGTCCGTGCGATCAAGAACGAGATGGCGCACAACGCCACCCCGTCGGGTCAGTTGCGGTCGGTGGCGCCGGGTTGGACCTTCTGGGCCATCGAAAGCATGATCGACGAACTCGCCAATGCCGCCGGCAAGGATCCGGCGCAGTACCGCATCGCGTTGCTGGACGGCAAGGGCAAGAACGACGGTGGCGCGCAACGCCTGCGCAACACCCTGCTGGCGGCGATGGGTTTGGCCGGCTACGGCACCAAGCAACTCCCCAAGGGAGAAGGCATGGGCGTGGCCTGCGTCTCGTCGCAGGAGCGGGCGACCGCAAGCTGGACCGCGTGCGTCGCGCATGTCGCGGTGGCGCCGTCGGGCGAGGTCAAGGTCAAGAAATTGACCGTGGCCACCGACGTCGGCACCCAGGTGCATCCCGACAACATCCGCGCCCAGGTCGAGGGTGCGGCGCTGTGGGGCATGTCGCTCGCGCTGTTTGAAAAGGCGACGCTGAAGGATGGCGGTATCGAACAGACCAACTTCGATACCTACACCCCCTTAAGGATGAGCCAGATGCCGGAAGTCGCCGTCAACGTCATCGCCAATGGCGAGAAGGCCACCGGCGTCGGCGAACCCGCCGTCACCGTGGTCGCGCCCGCGATCGGCAACGCCATCTTCAACGCCTGCGGCGCCCGCGTCCGCTCGCTGCCGATCACCGCGGAAGCGGTGAAGGCGAACATGAAGGCGTAA
- a CDS encoding (2Fe-2S)-binding protein, with protein MPNLNINGRNMSVEAANDTPLLWVIREQLQMTGTKFGCGAGLCGACTVHVNGEAVRSCQTSVSDAVGKKITTIEGLSAKGDHPLQKAWIAEQVPQCGYCQSGQIMQAASLLSKNSNPTKDEVVAHMDGNLCRCMTYSRIQKAIMRAASEMRTASNATERRAT; from the coding sequence ATGCCTAATCTGAATATCAACGGGCGGAATATGTCCGTCGAAGCGGCCAACGATACGCCGCTGCTCTGGGTCATCCGTGAGCAACTGCAGATGACCGGCACCAAGTTCGGTTGCGGCGCCGGCCTGTGTGGCGCCTGCACAGTTCACGTCAACGGCGAAGCGGTTCGTTCCTGCCAGACTTCGGTCAGCGACGCCGTCGGCAAGAAGATCACCACCATCGAAGGCCTCAGCGCCAAGGGCGATCATCCGTTGCAGAAGGCCTGGATTGCCGAGCAGGTTCCGCAATGCGGCTACTGCCAGTCCGGCCAGATCATGCAGGCGGCTTCGCTGCTCTCCAAGAATTCCAATCCGACCAAGGATGAAGTGGTTGCGCATATGGACGGCAATCTGTGCCGCTGCATGACCTATTCGCGCATCCAGAAGGCGATTATGCGCGCCGCATCCGAAATGCGCACCGCGTCCAACGCCACCGAGCGGAGGGCAACATGA
- a CDS encoding alpha/beta fold hydrolase, translating into MPKLNRDGVNIYYEVHGSGPPLLLTHGYSSTSGMWQGQIEALSKHHKLVLWDMRGHGQSDYPSDPAAYSEALTVGDIAALLDEVGAKKAIVGGLSLGGYMSLAFYRAHPDRVRALLIIDTGPGFKKDDAREVWNKRAHDTGDRFDREGLEVLKSASRERSSVTHRDASGLAHAARGMLTQRDARVIESLPDIKVPSLVVVGADDTPFLAASDYMAAKIPGAQKVVVPAAGHAVNIDQPQAFIAAVLPFLDGLDTEAPVKAAS; encoded by the coding sequence ATGCCGAAGCTCAACCGTGACGGGGTCAACATCTATTACGAGGTGCACGGTTCCGGCCCGCCGCTGTTGCTGACACATGGTTATTCGTCGACCTCGGGCATGTGGCAGGGCCAGATCGAGGCCTTGTCGAAACATCACAAACTCGTGTTGTGGGACATGCGCGGCCACGGCCAGTCCGATTACCCCTCAGATCCCGCGGCCTATAGCGAAGCGCTGACGGTCGGCGACATCGCAGCCCTGCTCGACGAAGTCGGCGCCAAGAAAGCCATCGTCGGCGGGCTTTCGCTCGGCGGCTACATGTCGCTGGCGTTCTACCGCGCCCATCCCGATCGCGTCCGCGCACTCCTGATCATCGACACCGGCCCCGGCTTCAAGAAGGACGACGCCCGCGAGGTCTGGAACAAGCGCGCCCATGACACCGGTGACCGTTTTGACCGGGAAGGCCTCGAGGTTCTGAAATCCGCCAGCCGCGAACGTTCCAGCGTCACCCATCGCGACGCATCCGGCCTCGCACATGCCGCGCGCGGCATGCTGACCCAGCGTGACGCCCGCGTGATCGAATCGCTGCCCGATATCAAGGTGCCTTCATTGGTCGTGGTCGGCGCCGACGACACGCCATTCCTTGCCGCCTCCGACTACATGGCGGCGAAAATTCCGGGCGCGCAGAAAGTGGTGGTCCCGGCCGCCGGCCATGCCGTCAACATCGACCAGCCGCAGGCTTTTATCGCGGCGGTGCTCCCGTTCCTCGACGGGCTCGACACCGAAGCTCCCGTGAAGGCCGCATCATGA
- a CDS encoding dienelactone hydrolase family protein — protein sequence MGQDIRLKASDGFELGGYRADPAGTPRAAIVVIQEIFGVNHHIRSVCDRLAAAGYVAIAPSIFDRIEPNFTSGYTPDEVANARKFVANPDWAAMLLDTQAAIDAVKSVGPVGIVGFCLGGSIAYVAATKLSGLSAAVGYYGGAIVRFADDKPKVPTQLHFGEKDAGIPLADVETIKVKRPDAEVFIYPGAQHGFHCDERASYDKASADIAWPRSLEFFAKHLKK from the coding sequence GTGGGACAAGATATCAGGCTGAAGGCTTCGGACGGATTTGAACTGGGCGGCTATCGCGCCGATCCCGCAGGCACGCCGAGGGCGGCCATCGTGGTGATCCAGGAAATTTTCGGCGTCAACCACCACATCCGCTCGGTATGCGATCGCCTGGCTGCCGCCGGCTATGTCGCGATTGCGCCGTCGATCTTCGACCGCATCGAGCCGAACTTCACCAGTGGCTATACGCCGGACGAAGTCGCCAACGCGCGCAAGTTCGTCGCCAATCCGGACTGGGCCGCGATGCTGCTCGACACCCAGGCGGCGATTGATGCGGTCAAAAGCGTCGGACCGGTCGGCATCGTCGGCTTCTGCCTCGGCGGCAGCATCGCCTATGTCGCAGCCACCAAGCTGTCGGGCCTGTCGGCCGCCGTCGGCTATTACGGCGGCGCCATCGTTCGCTTCGCCGATGACAAGCCAAAGGTGCCGACGCAGCTGCATTTCGGCGAGAAGGATGCCGGCATTCCCCTGGCCGATGTCGAGACCATCAAGGTCAAGCGGCCCGATGCCGAGGTCTTCATCTATCCCGGCGCGCAGCACGGTTTTCACTGCGACGAACGGGCGAGCTACGACAAGGCCAGCGCCGATATTGCCTGGCCGCGCAGCCTGGAGTTTTTTGCCAAGCATTTGAAGAAGTGA
- a CDS encoding polysaccharide biosynthesis/export family protein, which translates to MAPVRVARAFRLSITATMTALALSGCMRTTGPVAVAPQSDLDSMAYGQPYSAPPRAVAADSGGGAIGALRSAFAASPRGVSAPPPAQVAYVEPMPVAMPARYDAVYHLDAGDKLRVVVYGQEGLTNTYAIDAGGSITMPLIGSVPARGRTTAGLASEISVKLRNGFIREPSVAVEIESYRPFFILGEVAAPGQYPYVPNMTVESAVAIAGGFSPRARRDSVTVTHSDASGTGRFVVPPGTSISPGDTVLVGERWF; encoded by the coding sequence ATGGCACCGGTGCGGGTTGCGCGCGCGTTTCGATTATCGATCACTGCGACCATGACCGCGCTCGCTCTGTCAGGATGCATGCGCACGACCGGACCGGTCGCGGTCGCGCCGCAAAGCGATCTCGATTCCATGGCTTATGGCCAGCCCTACAGCGCGCCGCCGCGGGCGGTCGCCGCGGATTCCGGCGGCGGCGCCATCGGCGCGCTTCGCTCCGCCTTTGCGGCTTCCCCGCGCGGTGTTTCGGCGCCCCCGCCCGCACAAGTGGCCTATGTCGAGCCGATGCCGGTGGCCATGCCGGCGCGATACGACGCGGTCTATCATCTCGATGCCGGCGACAAGCTGCGCGTCGTGGTCTACGGCCAGGAAGGTCTCACCAATACCTATGCGATCGACGCCGGTGGCTCGATCACGATGCCACTGATCGGCTCGGTGCCGGCGCGCGGCCGCACCACGGCGGGACTGGCGTCAGAGATTTCGGTCAAGCTGCGCAACGGATTCATCCGCGAGCCTTCAGTGGCCGTCGAAATCGAATCCTACCGGCCGTTCTTCATCCTCGGCGAGGTCGCGGCCCCCGGGCAATATCCCTACGTGCCGAACATGACGGTCGAAAGCGCAGTCGCAATCGCCGGCGGCTTCTCGCCGCGCGCCCGCCGCGACAGCGTCACGGTCACCCACTCCGATGCATCCGGCACCGGCCGCTTCGTGGTCCCGCCCGGCACCTCGATCAGCCCCGGCGATACCGTGCTCGTCGGCGAGCGCTGGTTCTGA
- the msrA gene encoding peptide-methionine (S)-S-oxide reductase MsrA, with protein sequence MLFMRKTTALPSAAEALPGRATPIPTATTHFVHGRKLQPPYPAGLEQAVFGLGCFWGAERKFWELGDGIYTTAVGYAGGHTPNPTYEETCSGRTGHTEVVLVVFDPKKISYQRLLKTFWENHNPTQGMRQGNDIGTQYRSAIYTLSDAQRQAADASKAVYQKALAAKGLGAITTEIAPSGEFYFAEDYHQQYLARNPAGYRGLGGTGVSCPIGVGVTA encoded by the coding sequence ATGTTGTTCATGCGCAAGACCACCGCGCTGCCGAGCGCCGCCGAAGCATTGCCCGGCCGCGCCACGCCGATCCCGACCGCCACCACCCACTTCGTCCACGGTCGCAAGCTGCAGCCGCCCTATCCCGCAGGCCTCGAGCAGGCGGTGTTCGGGCTCGGCTGTTTCTGGGGCGCGGAGCGCAAGTTCTGGGAGCTCGGGGACGGCATCTATACGACGGCGGTTGGTTATGCCGGAGGTCACACCCCCAATCCGACCTATGAAGAGACGTGCTCGGGCCGTACCGGCCATACCGAAGTGGTGCTGGTGGTGTTCGATCCGAAGAAGATCTCCTACCAGCGGTTGCTGAAGACGTTCTGGGAAAATCACAACCCGACGCAGGGCATGCGCCAGGGCAACGACATCGGCACCCAGTATCGTTCCGCGATCTACACGCTCAGTGACGCGCAGCGCCAAGCGGCGGATGCGTCGAAGGCCGTCTATCAGAAGGCGCTGGCGGCCAAGGGGCTCGGCGCCATCACCACCGAGATCGCACCGTCCGGCGAATTCTATTTCGCCGAGGATTATCATCAGCAATATCTCGCCAGGAATCCGGCGGGCTATCGCGGATTGGGCGGCACCGGCGTGTCGTGCCCGATCGGTGTGGGCGTCACCGCCTGA
- the rpsT gene encoding 30S ribosomal protein S20, with protein MANTTSAKKATRKIARRTIINKSRRTQMRGAVRTVEEAIKSGDRDAALKAMKHAEPELMQAAQRNIIHKNNASRKVSRLSHAIAKLAK; from the coding sequence ATGGCCAATACCACCTCCGCCAAAAAGGCGACCCGCAAGATCGCCCGCCGCACCATCATCAACAAGTCGCGCCGCACCCAGATGCGTGGCGCGGTGCGCACCGTCGAGGAAGCGATCAAGAGCGGCGACCGCGATGCAGCGTTGAAGGCGATGAAGCATGCGGAGCCCGAACTGATGCAGGCAGCGCAGCGCAACATCATTCACAAGAACAACGCGAGCCGGAAGGTGTCGCGTCTGTCGCACGCGATCGCCAAACTGGCGAAGTGA
- the dnaA gene encoding chromosomal replication initiator protein DnaA, with translation MTNTEQDRWTRVKGRLRTTVGEDVYTSWFARMDLEAVQDESVHLSVPTRFLKSWIQAHYADRVLTCWQAEMPEVHRIDLTVRTAMRCAAPVKEVPAPSDQRRVERADGRPAPELRSTATAPVSANHDALGGSPLDPRLTFASFVIGRSNTLAHAAARQVAEGRRGDAVMFNPLYIHAGVGLGKTHLLQAVTWAGNSGSERKVLYLTAEKFMYGFVAALKTQTALAFKEALRGIDVLVIDDLQFLQGKSTQAEFCHTLNALIDAGRQVVIAADRPPSDLESLDDRVRSRLAGGLVVEMGSLGEELRLGILKSRVAAARAHHASFDVPEAVLDYLARTITHNGRDLEGAINRLLAHSKLNATPVTLEMAEREVRDLVRPQEPKRIKIEDIQRVVARQYNVSRSDLLSSRRTANVVRPRQVAMYLAKTLTLRSLPEIGRRFGGRDHTTVLHAVRKIEALVSKDVSLSEEVESLKRQLQE, from the coding sequence ATGACAAATACGGAACAGGATCGCTGGACACGCGTGAAGGGACGGCTGCGGACGACTGTGGGCGAAGACGTCTACACGAGCTGGTTTGCCCGCATGGACCTGGAAGCGGTGCAGGATGAAAGCGTTCACCTGTCGGTTCCGACCCGGTTCCTGAAGAGCTGGATCCAGGCGCATTACGCCGACCGCGTGCTGACCTGCTGGCAGGCCGAGATGCCGGAAGTGCATCGGATCGATCTCACCGTGCGCACGGCAATGCGCTGCGCGGCTCCCGTCAAGGAGGTTCCCGCGCCGTCCGACCAGCGCCGCGTCGAACGCGCCGACGGCCGTCCCGCGCCGGAATTGCGTTCGACCGCGACCGCGCCGGTGTCCGCCAACCATGATGCGCTCGGCGGCTCGCCGCTCGATCCGCGCCTGACCTTCGCCAGTTTTGTGATCGGCCGCTCCAATACGCTGGCCCACGCGGCGGCACGCCAGGTCGCCGAAGGGCGTCGCGGCGATGCCGTGATGTTCAATCCTCTCTATATTCACGCCGGCGTCGGCCTCGGCAAAACCCATCTGCTGCAGGCCGTGACCTGGGCCGGCAACTCCGGCAGCGAGCGCAAGGTGCTGTATCTCACCGCCGAGAAGTTCATGTACGGCTTCGTCGCCGCGCTAAAGACCCAGACGGCGCTGGCGTTCAAGGAGGCGCTGCGCGGCATCGACGTGCTTGTCATCGACGACCTCCAGTTCCTGCAGGGCAAGTCGACCCAGGCCGAGTTCTGCCACACGCTGAATGCGCTGATCGACGCCGGCCGTCAGGTCGTGATCGCCGCCGACCGGCCGCCGTCCGACCTCGAAAGCCTTGACGACCGCGTCCGCTCGCGGCTCGCCGGCGGCCTTGTCGTCGAGATGGGATCGCTCGGCGAAGAGCTGCGGCTCGGCATCCTGAAATCGCGTGTCGCCGCGGCCCGCGCGCATCATGCGAGCTTCGACGTGCCGGAAGCGGTGCTGGATTATCTCGCCCGCACCATCACCCATAATGGCCGCGACCTCGAAGGCGCCATCAACCGCCTGCTCGCACACTCCAAGCTCAACGCCACCCCGGTGACCCTGGAAATGGCCGAGCGCGAGGTCCGCGACCTCGTTCGTCCGCAGGAACCGAAGCGGATCAAGATCGAGGACATCCAGCGGGTGGTGGCCCGGCAATACAATGTGAGCCGTTCGGACCTGCTGTCCTCTCGGCGCACCGCGAACGTGGTCCGGCCGCGCCAGGTCGCGATGTATCTGGCGAAAACCCTGACCTTGCGCTCGCTGCCCGAAATCGGGCGCCGGTTCGGCGGCCGCGACCACACCACGGTGCTGCACGCCGTGCGCAAGATCGAGGCGCTGGTTTCCAAGGATGTGTCGCTGTCCGAAGAGGTCGAGTCGCTGAAGCGGCAGCTGCAGGAATGA
- the dnaN gene encoding DNA polymerase III subunit beta, whose translation MKVTVERAQLLKSLGHVHRVVERRNTIPILGNVLIRAENAKLSLKATDLDLEVTETLAAETATGGSTTVPAHMFYDIVRKLPDGAQIVLEADGDRSVLAIKAGRSRFTLQTLPESDFPDLAAGDMTHSFALAASDVKRLIDRTQFAISTEETRYYLNGIYLHAAGSAKAATLRGVATDGHRLAQIDLVLPKGATGMPGVIVPRKTVGEVQRLIEDNEAEVTIELSQGKIRFTIGNVVLTSKLIDGTFPDYGRVIPQNNDKELIVDKKDFEAAVDRVSTISSERGRAVKLALSPGKLVLSVTNPDSGSATEELEVEYASDALDIGFNSRYLLDIAAQIEGEVAVLRLADPGSPTLVQDKENKGALYVLMPMRV comes from the coding sequence ATGAAGGTCACCGTCGAACGCGCGCAACTCCTGAAATCGCTGGGCCACGTCCATCGCGTGGTCGAGCGCCGCAACACCATCCCGATCCTCGGCAACGTGCTGATCCGCGCCGAAAACGCCAAGCTGTCGCTGAAGGCGACCGACCTCGACCTCGAGGTGACCGAGACGCTGGCGGCGGAGACCGCAACCGGCGGCTCGACCACGGTTCCGGCGCACATGTTCTACGACATCGTCCGCAAACTGCCCGACGGCGCGCAGATCGTGCTGGAAGCCGACGGCGATCGTTCGGTGCTGGCGATCAAGGCCGGCCGCTCGCGCTTCACGTTGCAGACCCTGCCCGAGAGCGACTTTCCCGATCTTGCCGCCGGCGACATGACGCATTCGTTCGCGCTGGCCGCCAGCGACGTCAAGCGCCTGATCGACCGCACGCAGTTTGCGATCTCCACCGAAGAGACCCGCTATTATCTCAACGGCATCTACCTGCACGCCGCCGGCAGTGCCAAGGCGGCGACGCTTCGCGGCGTGGCGACCGACGGACACCGTCTGGCGCAGATCGATCTGGTGCTGCCCAAGGGCGCCACCGGCATGCCCGGCGTGATCGTGCCGCGCAAGACCGTCGGCGAGGTACAGCGGCTGATCGAGGACAACGAGGCCGAAGTCACCATCGAACTGTCGCAGGGCAAGATCCGCTTCACCATCGGCAATGTGGTGCTGACCTCGAAGCTGATCGACGGCACCTTCCCGGATTACGGCCGCGTCATTCCGCAGAACAACGACAAGGAACTGATCGTCGACAAGAAGGATTTCGAAGCCGCCGTCGACCGCGTCTCGACGATTTCGAGCGAACGCGGCCGCGCGGTGAAGCTGGCGCTTTCGCCCGGCAAGCTGGTGCTGTCGGTGACCAACCCGGATTCCGGCAGCGCCACCGAAGAGCTCGAAGTCGAATACGCCTCCGACGCGCTCGATATCGGCTTCAACTCGCGCTACCTGCTCGACATCGCCGCCCAGATCGAAGGCGAGGTCGCCGTGTTACGTCTGGCCGACCCCGGCTCGCCGACGCTGGTGCAGGACAAGGAAAACAAGGGCGCGCTCTACGTGCTGATGCCGATGCGGGTGTGA
- a CDS encoding GIY-YIG nuclease family protein, with protein sequence MTYWVYILASKPGGTLYIGVTNNLVRRVYEHREGLADGFTKRYGIKTLVYFEAHESIAVALQREKNIKHWSREWKIDLIVAGNPDWRDLYEEIVR encoded by the coding sequence ATGACCTATTGGGTGTACATTCTAGCCAGTAAGCCCGGCGGAACACTGTATATCGGTGTGACGAACAATCTGGTTCGGCGTGTCTATGAACACCGGGAAGGTCTGGCAGACGGCTTTACCAAGCGATACGGCATCAAGACGCTGGTATATTTCGAAGCGCACGAATCGATTGCCGTCGCCCTTCAACGCGAGAAAAACATCAAGCATTGGTCGCGCGAGTGGAAAATCGATTTGATCGTCGCGGGCAATCCCGATTGGCGAGACTTATACGAAGAAATTGTCCGCTAA